One stretch of Serinicoccus hydrothermalis DNA includes these proteins:
- a CDS encoding nucleoside deaminase, whose protein sequence is MRLAIAEAQRVAASGDVPIGALVVDDAGAVLGRGHNVREAEHDPTGHAEMVALREAGRARSSWRLDGCSLVVTLEPCAMCAGAAVLARVDRIVFGAWDDKAGACGSVWDLPRDRRALHRAEVVGGVLEGECAGLLTGFFGPRR, encoded by the coding sequence GTGCGGCTCGCGATCGCCGAGGCGCAGCGGGTGGCCGCCTCAGGCGACGTGCCGATCGGCGCGCTCGTCGTCGACGACGCGGGGGCCGTCCTCGGCCGCGGCCACAACGTGCGTGAGGCAGAGCACGACCCGACCGGGCACGCGGAGATGGTGGCCCTGCGCGAGGCGGGGCGAGCCCGCTCGTCCTGGCGGCTCGACGGGTGCAGCCTGGTCGTGACCCTGGAGCCGTGCGCGATGTGCGCCGGCGCGGCCGTCCTGGCGCGGGTCGACCGCATCGTCTTCGGCGCGTGGGACGACAAGGCGGGGGCCTGCGGGTCGGTGTGGGACCTGCCCCGCGACCGGCGGGCGCTGCACCGGGCCGAGGTCGTCGGAGGCGTGCTCGAGGGGGAGTGCGCCGGCCTGCTGACCGGCTTCTTCGGGCCCCGGCGGTGA
- a CDS encoding PH domain-containing protein, with the protein MPAAPPQVSRRVAKRYLLADEQVVVSTRWHWAKMVRPAAAVVVGLFLTLWVAASVTDPAATGVALCVLAVVIAWAAWQVLEWRCEWFIATDRRLLKTYGLITQRVAMMPLVKVTDMSYDRTILGRMLGYGRFVMESAGQDQALSHIDYIPEPDEKYQAMCETIFGRDNRDPGEDEERRDDHDDRYADPTGPQGRVTRSRGTDSRWEPVDRRDLPRDWDWVDEEARGGRAATRRRVAVDPDPTPLR; encoded by the coding sequence ATGCCTGCCGCCCCGCCGCAGGTCAGCCGGCGCGTCGCCAAGCGCTACCTGCTGGCCGACGAGCAGGTCGTGGTCTCCACCCGCTGGCACTGGGCCAAGATGGTCCGCCCGGCCGCGGCCGTCGTCGTCGGCCTCTTCCTCACCCTCTGGGTCGCCGCCTCGGTCACCGACCCCGCCGCGACCGGCGTGGCCCTCTGCGTCCTCGCGGTCGTGATCGCCTGGGCGGCCTGGCAGGTCCTGGAGTGGCGCTGCGAGTGGTTCATCGCGACCGACCGTCGGCTGCTCAAGACCTACGGGCTCATCACCCAACGGGTCGCCATGATGCCGCTGGTCAAGGTGACCGACATGAGCTACGACCGCACCATCCTGGGGCGGATGCTCGGCTACGGCCGGTTCGTCATGGAATCGGCGGGCCAGGACCAGGCGCTGAGCCACATCGACTACATCCCGGAGCCGGACGAGAAGTACCAGGCGATGTGCGAGACGATCTTCGGCCGCGACAACCGGGACCCCGGTGAGGACGAGGAGCGCCGGGACGACCATGACGACCGGTATGCCGACCCGACCGGCCCGCAGGGGCGCGTCACTCGGTCGCGCGGCACCGACAGCCGCTGGGAGCCGGTGGACCGCCGCGACCTGCCCCGCGACTGGGACTGGGTCGACGAGGAGGCGCGGGGCGGCCGGGCGGCGACCCGCCGTCGCGTCGCCGTCGACCCGGACCCCACGCCCCTGCGCTGA
- the upp gene encoding uracil phosphoribosyltransferase → MRVHLADHPLIAHKLTYLRDKRTDTPTFRRLADELVTLLAYEATREVRVSPFEIETPVAPTTGIHLASPKPLVVPILRAGLGMLDGMMRMLPTAEVGFLGMVRNEETLEARTYANRLPDDLSKRQCYVLDPMLATGGTLIAAIRYLVERGADDITAITLLSAPEGIEKVQAGLADVEPPITLVTGAIDERLNEQGYIVPGLGDAGDRLYGIV, encoded by the coding sequence ATGCGCGTCCACCTCGCCGACCACCCGCTCATCGCCCACAAGCTGACCTACCTGCGGGACAAGCGGACCGACACCCCGACGTTCCGGCGGCTCGCCGACGAGCTGGTCACGCTGCTCGCCTACGAGGCCACCCGCGAGGTGCGCGTCTCCCCCTTCGAGATCGAGACCCCGGTCGCGCCGACGACCGGCATCCACCTGGCGTCGCCGAAGCCGCTCGTCGTGCCGATCCTGCGGGCCGGGCTCGGGATGCTCGACGGGATGATGCGGATGCTGCCGACCGCCGAGGTTGGCTTCCTCGGCATGGTGCGCAACGAGGAGACGCTCGAGGCCCGCACCTACGCCAACCGCCTGCCGGACGACCTGTCCAAGCGGCAGTGCTACGTGCTCGACCCGATGCTGGCGACCGGCGGCACCCTCATCGCCGCCATCCGCTACCTCGTCGAGCGCGGCGCGGACGACATCACCGCGATCACCCTGCTGTCCGCACCCGAGGGCATCGAGAAGGTCCAGGCCGGGCTCGCCGACGTCGAGCCGCCGATCACCCTCGTCACCGGCGCGATCGACGAGCGGCTCAACGAGCAGGGCTACATCGTGCCCGGCCTCGGCGACGCGGGCGACCGCCTCTACGGCATCGTCTGA
- a CDS encoding aminotransferase class I/II-fold pyridoxal phosphate-dependent enzyme, with protein sequence MPPEQSAQPRAARVSARSAVEPFHVMEVLKAAAARQRSHGDVLMLCAGQPSTPAPAVAREAAIGVLDSDVLGYTESSGILPLREAIAAHHRETSGIEVSPEDVIVFPGSSGAFTALFLAAFDTGDQVAMTRPGYPAYRNSLAALGCEVLELDCGPDTRFQPTVAMLEALPQPPAGLIVASPANPTGTVIDPDVLADLARWCEEHGTLLVSDEIYHGLSYGRATTSAWATSRAGVVVGSVSKYFSMTGWRVGWLLAPPSLRRPLEVLTGNLNICPPAIGQHAAIAALGPDARGELDGHRERYAANRELLLRRLPELGLRDYAPPDGAFYAWCDIGHLTQDSVAWCRDLLDDCGVALTPGVDFDTVEGHRKVRLSFAGSTTEVEEALDRMAASPLLQSP encoded by the coding sequence ATGCCTCCCGAGCAGTCCGCGCAGCCGCGGGCGGCGCGCGTCTCGGCGCGCTCGGCCGTCGAGCCGTTCCACGTCATGGAGGTGCTCAAGGCCGCCGCGGCGCGGCAGCGCAGCCACGGCGACGTGCTCATGCTCTGCGCCGGGCAGCCCTCGACGCCCGCCCCGGCCGTGGCGCGCGAGGCCGCGATCGGGGTCCTGGACTCCGACGTGCTGGGCTACACCGAGTCCTCCGGCATCCTGCCGCTGCGCGAGGCGATCGCCGCGCACCACCGGGAGACCTCGGGGATCGAGGTGTCCCCGGAGGACGTCATCGTCTTCCCCGGGAGCTCGGGCGCCTTCACCGCGCTCTTCCTCGCCGCCTTCGACACCGGCGACCAGGTGGCGATGACGCGGCCCGGCTACCCGGCATACCGCAACAGCCTGGCCGCCCTCGGCTGCGAGGTGCTCGAGCTCGACTGCGGCCCCGACACCCGATTCCAGCCGACGGTGGCGATGCTCGAGGCGCTGCCGCAGCCGCCCGCCGGGCTGATCGTGGCCTCGCCGGCGAACCCGACCGGCACGGTGATCGACCCCGACGTGCTCGCCGACCTGGCCCGGTGGTGCGAGGAGCACGGCACGCTGCTCGTCAGCGACGAGATCTACCACGGGCTGAGCTACGGGCGGGCGACGACGAGCGCCTGGGCGACCTCGCGCGCGGGTGTCGTCGTGGGCTCGGTGAGCAAGTACTTCTCCATGACCGGGTGGCGCGTCGGCTGGCTGCTCGCGCCCCCGTCGCTGCGCAGGCCGCTCGAGGTGCTCACCGGCAACCTCAACATCTGCCCGCCCGCGATCGGGCAGCACGCGGCGATCGCGGCGCTCGGACCGGACGCGCGGGGCGAGCTCGACGGGCACCGGGAGCGGTATGCCGCCAACCGCGAGCTGCTGCTGCGCCGCCTTCCCGAGCTCGGGCTGCGCGACTACGCGCCGCCGGACGGTGCCTTCTACGCGTGGTGCGACATCGGGCACCTCACGCAGGACTCCGTGGCCTGGTGCCGCGACCTGCTGGACGACTGCGGGGTCGCGCTCACCCCGGGCGTGGACTTCGACACGGTCGAGGGGCACCGCAAGGTCCGGCTCAGCTTCGCCGGCTCGACGACCGAGGTCGAGGAGGCCCTGGACCGCATGGCCGCCTCGCCCCTGCTGCAGTCGCCCTGA